In Vibrio chagasii, the sequence CAGATGTACAGAAGTTGCATTTCGGTTTGGCAAATAATGCTATAACCCCAAGTGCTAACGCGCTGTGTGAGGTGATGTCTTACCAAAGCGCCTATACTGCAGCACATAAACTGTTGATACTGATTGAGCAGTTGAAGCAACACCCTGGGCTCAATACGGAGCTACTCATAATGAATTGGCTGATAGCCACTTGCGAGGAAACATGTTCGTAGATTCCCACTGTCATTTAGACAAGCTGGATTACCAAGATTTACACACCAGTGTAGAAGATGTCGTTAACAAAGCGAAAGCAGCGAATGTTGACCAACTACTTTCTGTGGGTGTGACACTAGATTCGTTTGAAAACATGCTCGAAATGATCGCGCCGTTTGATAACGTTAAAGCGTCTTGTGGCGTTCATCCTCTTGATGTTGAAAGTGATTTTAGCTTTGAAAGAATGCGTGAATACGCGAGCAACCCTAAAGTGGTTGCGATAGGTGAAACCGGCTTAGATTACCACTATCAACCTGAAACTGCGGAATTGCAGCAACTGCGATTCAAACAGCATGTTGAGCTAGCGGTAGAACTGAACAAGCCTTTGATCATTCACACTCGTAATGCGCGTGAAGATACACTTGCGATTCTTCGTGACGGTGGCGCTGAGAAGTGTGGTGGTGTCATCCACTGTTTTACTGAAGATCAGGCGTTTGCTGAAGCGGCTATGGAATTAGGGTTCTATATTTCAATTTCAGGCATTGTGACCTTTAAGCAAGCAACAGAACTTAAAGAGGTTGTTAAAAACCTACCGTTAGATAGGCTACTAATTGAAACGGACTCTCCATACCTGGCGCCAATCCCATATCGTGGGAAGCAGAATCAGCCTGCATATGTAGTTGAGGTGGCAGCCTATATTGCGCAGTTGAAGGGCATTTCGATGAAAGAGGTTGCTGAACAAACGACCAAAAATTATCAGAAACTTTTTTTGCGATAAAAAATGAACTAAACAAATAAAAGGGAGCGAAAGCTCCCTTTTTGTGTTTTTGATCACCAAAAATACGTTTTTTTTTAATGTTTACGAATTATGTTGAACTTGGGAGCGTGAATTATAACATTTGTAATTTTGTTACTAAAAATAACATTCACTCTTATTTTATTTACCCAGTAAAATAATAATGGCTTTCAAAAATATCATTTAATATCAAAGGTTTATTTTATTGTAAACCATTGCATTTCTAAATTTGACATGTGATCCAAGACGTGTTTTGAAACTAAATTTCGTAAGTCACTAGAAAGTTAGTTCTGCATCAATATATATTTAGCGGCAGAAAATATAATGCAATACATGGTTACATTTTCACTGGGTGCTAACATATAGGCTACGGGGGTGTGCCGTTAGAACCCATATAATTATTTTATCTTTATCAGGAGCATAAACATGTTTAAGAACCTTTTTGCTAGCCTGCAAAAAGTTGGTAAGTCTCTGATGCTTCCAGTATCAGTTTTACCAGTTGCGGGTATTTTGCTAGGTGTCGGTGCAGCAGATCTTCCTTTCATTCCAGAAATTGTTTCAAACCTAATGGAACAAGCTGGTGGTTCAGTATTTGGTCAAATGGCACTACTGTTCGCAGTAGGTGTTGCACTTGGCTTTACTAACAACGATGGTGTTGCTGGTCTAGCAGCAATCGTTGGTTACGGCATCATGACTGCTACACTAGGCGTAATGGCTGGTGTAATGGGCGTTGATAAAATCGATACTGGTGTACTAGGTGGTATCCTAGTCGGTGGTGTTGCTGCTTGGGCATTCAACCGTTTCTTCCGTATTCAACTTCCTGAGTACCTTGGCTTCTTCGCTGGTAAGCGTGCTGTGCCAATCATCACAGGTTTCTCTGCGATCGGTCTAGCAATCCTACTATCTGTAGTATGGCCACCAGTTGGCGGCGCTATCTCTGCGTTCTCTGATTGGGCTGCTCACCAAAACCCACAAGTGGCGTTTGGTATCTACGGTATCGTTGAGCGTTCTCTAATTCCATTTGGTCTTCACCACGTATGGAACGTACCATTCTTCTTCGAAGCTGGTACTTGTGTAAACGCTGCTGGCGAAACTCAAAACGGTGTTCTTACTTGTTACCTAGTTGCTGATGACGCATCTCGTGCAGCGGGCAATGGCTTCGGTCAGCTAGCTGGTGGTTACATGTTCAAGATGTTCGGTCTACCTGCTGCTGCAATCGCAATTGCACACTCAGCTAAGCCTGAAAACCGCGCTAAAGTAATGGGTATCATGGCTTCTGCTGCGTTAACTTCATTCCTAACAGGTATCACTGAGCCAATTGAATTCTCATTCCTATTCGTTGCTCCAGTACTGTACGCAATCCACGCTCTACTAGCTGGTTCTGCTTACGTTCTTGCGAACACTCTAGGTTTTGTACATGGTACATCTTTCTCACACGGTCTAATCGACTTCCTAGTTCTATCTGGCCACGCGTCTAAGATGGGTCTAATGGTTGTTTGTGGTATTGCTTACGCTGCAATCTACTACATCGTATTCCGCACTGTGATTAAAGCTCTAGACCTTAAAACTCCTGGTCGTGAAGACGAGTCAGAAGACGATGCAGTTGCGACTGGTTCTGAACTTGCTGGTGAGCTAGTTGCTGCATTCGGCGGTAAAGCTAACATCACTGGTCTTGACGCTTGTATCACTCGTCTACGTGTTGCAGTTGCTGATACAGCAGTTGTTGACCAAGACAAGCTTAAGAAACTAGGTGCTGCAGGTGTTGTAGTAGTAGCGGGTGGCGTACAAGCTATCTTCGGTACTAAATCTGACAACCTGAAAACAGACATGGATGAGTGGATCCGTAACAACGGTTAATTCACTGATTCGATAAATTGAAAGGAGGCCGATTGGCTTCCTTTTTTGTTTCTACTGTTTCATCAAACTTATTCTTTTATCTCTCAGTTATTTACCTTTCATTTGAAACTAATTACCTATAATCATCATCTTTGATGGCCTGCTATCTTTAACTTTATGATGACAAATGGTGTTGGTTTTTAATTAACCTACCGCTTTTTGAAACAGTTTGAGAATACTATGAAACATCGTTACTTGATTGGCCTTATGTGCGGCAGCCTCACCTCTCTTGCTCATGCTTCTGAAGCTCCTGCGTTAGAAGTTGGTTTAGCCGTTGACCAAGATCTGAGTGCCGTTGTTGAGTTTGACCAGAAATACCGTGTCACTGTTGGCAATGACGGTGCTGCATTTGATTATATTTGGAAGCGTGGTCAGTTTGAGACAGAAGCGCCGTTAAGCTGGTATGTTGGCGCGGGTGCATGGGCAGAGTGGAATGACGACTTTGGTTTGCGTTTACCGCTAGGTGTCAAAGTGAACTTCTATGAAGGTTGGAATGCTTACGCACAGCTTCACCCAGAACTCGATATGTACAAAGGCGTTGAGTTGCAACTAGGTGGTGCTTTGGGCGTGACCTACAAGTTCTAAGGTTGAACTTCAAACGAGCTACAGTAAAAAGCCAGCGTATCGCTGGCTTTTTAATTTTTAGCATTTATTGCCATCTAGAAAGTAAAACTTAATCCGATATTAGCTTGGAATTGGTTCATCCAGTCGGTATCAAAACGAATAATGCAGTCTTGCCCATTGCTTGGGATGTTACATACACCTGTTGTGTCGTTATCAACCACCGTTCCTAACCAACGAACTTGGGTATTCAGCACTAAGCGATCGCTCAATTTATATTCTAAGCCGCCAAAGATTGACGTAGAGAAGCCGTATTTATCTTTCGCCCAGTCTACATCGACATATGAGGCGCCAAGGCCTAAGCCTAGGTATCCAGACAATACCGAGGAAGCCGGGTAGTAAATGCTACTTTGAAAGTGCAGATATTGGATCGAGGAGCTCAGGTTGAGCGTTTCTAATTCAGAGCTTTGGTTTGAGTAAAAGAAACCAACACGCCCTTTCTCAAGTGGTGTCTCAATCGCAAAGGTGTAGTTTTCAGATCCTTTCATGTCATAGGTTTTGCCATCTTGATCTTCGACACTACCACCGCCGGTATAACCAACCATCGGAGTAATAATGATCTCCGGTGAGGCATAAACACTCGAAGCCGACAGAAGCGCAACTAACATCGTCATATTTACTTTGTTATTCATGAGTATATCCTTATCCATACACCTACTAATTGTGATGGTTACATCAATATCGTGCGACTAATTTCGACGATTCTTGAAGATACTTCACACACCTGATAGTACTTAAATAGAGACTCGACAAATTAATAATAAGCCAGAGGTGTCTATGGAACATAATCTGAAAAATGCCCTACAAATTACAGCGTTTATTTACTTCGTCATTCTTTCATTTGGCTTTATTGCGATTGGTAGTTAATACCATTTATTGCGAGGCTGAGTTTCTATACTCAGGGAATAATGAATAGTGGGATTGTAACCAATATTGATACAGCGATAGACTTAGATTATTACGCTAAGTTTATTGCTGGTAAAACAGCACTGGTCGCTCAAGGTGGCGGGCAGAGAAGTATTTTTACCTCAGGCGTTCTAGACGCTTTTCTCCTTTCTAATTTTGACCCTTTCGATGAGTTTTTCGGTACCTCGGCAGGTGCGCTTAACTTATGTGCCTATTTGTGCCGTGATAAGGGCTTAGGGCGTTCTTTTGTCCTTGACCTGACCACGTCTCCAGAGTTCTTTAATCTGTTCTCTTACATACGGCACAGGAAGAATTTAGGGCTTGAGTGGGCCTTAGAGCAAATCATGGCTTACCCTTATAAGCTCGATCTTGATTTAGGGCGGCAAACCTTAGGTGAACGCCACTTCTATGCGGCGGTAACGGATTCTAAAGATCTACGAGATCACTACTTTCCTCTGCTGGGAGACGATTGGTACAAGGTGATGATTGCGACTTGTGCCATCCCTCGCTTGTACAATGACGAGATCTTGATTGGTGATAGCGCTTATGTAGATGGCGGTGTGTCTGCTTCTATTCCCGTTCAAGAAGCGTGGCGTAGGCAAGCTCGTTCTATTGTCGTGATTCGTACTGAGCCAGTAACGGATGAAGAGGGGAGACCGCTAGTTCAAGCGCCACAGCAGCAACCGAAAATCCAAGCACCAAAACCGGTAACCGCCGAGGAGCTGGAGTGGTTCCGAGAGTCGTTCGATAGTGTTCAAGGCCATTGGCAACAAAAAGTGGAGCAATGGAAAACGGACTGGACCTCTTTCTTCCAGCAACAGATCCTACGCTCTAAAGAACAGAAGCGTGACCGTGGGCATTTAGATTTACTTAATGGTGGTCGATGGTTGTTTGGCGCTGATGATATTTACCGTTTAAGCCATTTAATTGGTGATAAGTTTGATTCTGGGTTGGCCGACATGTTGATGGTGCACTATCAAACCTACTCGTTGACTCAAGACTTTTTGCATTCTCCTCCAGACGATGCCTTTGTGGTGCAGATCGCGCCAAGTAAACCGTTAAAATCGAGCTCTTTAATGAGTGACAAAGAAGATTTGCTCCATGATTACGAATTGGGTTTAGAGGCCGGCTACCGGTTCGTTGAAACTTATACCACAACGGAAAACGCTCGCAGTTCGCATATGCCGCAACTGGCAAGTATTGTTATTGATAAATAATGCGGGCGCATAGCTATAGCTAGTCTTGTTGAGACAACATACTAAAATGAAAAAAGGGTTATTGAACTTAGTTCGATAACCCTTTTACTTTTATCTCATGTTGTAGCTATTTATTGGCTTCAACTGCTTTTAGCTAGGTGACAGGTAGGATTCTCATACAGTTAGTTGAGCCAGCCACGTCCATGATATCGCCTTGAGTAATGATCACGAGATCACCAAACTTGAGGTGTCCTTTCTCTTTTAGGCAAGCAAGTGTTGATAGTGCAATGTCAAAGCTGTCTTTGGCTTCTGTCTCAAAATAGATAGGGGTTACGCCTCGATACAAGGTGCAACGGTTTAGTGTTCCTTCGTTACGAGACAAAGCGTAGATAGGCATATCAGCACTTAAACGAGACATCATCAAAGCAGTGCGTCCAGATTCAGTCAGCGTGACTACGCCTTTAATGCCTTCCATGTGGTTAGCAGAGTAGATGGTTGCCATTGATACTGTTTCTTCTGCTGTCACGAAAGTGCGGTCAATTCGGTAGTTGGACTGATTGACGTTCGCCATTTTCTCAGCTCCCACACACACTTCAGCCATCGATTTTACGGTCTCTACTGGATATTGTCCGGCAGCGGTTTCGCCAGACAGCATTACCGCATCAGTACCATCAAGCACTGCGTTCGCTACATCCATTACCTCAGCACGGGTAGGCATTGGAGCTGAGATCATTGATTCCATCATCTGAGTTGCAGTGATGATAGTGC encodes:
- a CDS encoding YchF/TatD family DNA exonuclease, whose amino-acid sequence is MFVDSHCHLDKLDYQDLHTSVEDVVNKAKAANVDQLLSVGVTLDSFENMLEMIAPFDNVKASCGVHPLDVESDFSFERMREYASNPKVVAIGETGLDYHYQPETAELQQLRFKQHVELAVELNKPLIIHTRNAREDTLAILRDGGAEKCGGVIHCFTEDQAFAEAAMELGFYISISGIVTFKQATELKEVVKNLPLDRLLIETDSPYLAPIPYRGKQNQPAYVVEVAAYIAQLKGISMKEVAEQTTKNYQKLFLR
- the ptsG gene encoding PTS glucose transporter subunit IIBC, whose product is MFKNLFASLQKVGKSLMLPVSVLPVAGILLGVGAADLPFIPEIVSNLMEQAGGSVFGQMALLFAVGVALGFTNNDGVAGLAAIVGYGIMTATLGVMAGVMGVDKIDTGVLGGILVGGVAAWAFNRFFRIQLPEYLGFFAGKRAVPIITGFSAIGLAILLSVVWPPVGGAISAFSDWAAHQNPQVAFGIYGIVERSLIPFGLHHVWNVPFFFEAGTCVNAAGETQNGVLTCYLVADDASRAAGNGFGQLAGGYMFKMFGLPAAAIAIAHSAKPENRAKVMGIMASAALTSFLTGITEPIEFSFLFVAPVLYAIHALLAGSAYVLANTLGFVHGTSFSHGLIDFLVLSGHASKMGLMVVCGIAYAAIYYIVFRTVIKALDLKTPGREDESEDDAVATGSELAGELVAAFGGKANITGLDACITRLRVAVADTAVVDQDKLKKLGAAGVVVVAGGVQAIFGTKSDNLKTDMDEWIRNNG
- a CDS encoding porin family protein, with product MNNKVNMTMLVALLSASSVYASPEIIITPMVGYTGGGSVEDQDGKTYDMKGSENYTFAIETPLEKGRVGFFYSNQSSELETLNLSSSIQYLHFQSSIYYPASSVLSGYLGLGLGASYVDVDWAKDKYGFSTSIFGGLEYKLSDRLVLNTQVRWLGTVVDNDTTGVCNIPSNGQDCIIRFDTDWMNQFQANIGLSFTF
- a CDS encoding YnhF family membrane protein gives rise to the protein MEHNLKNALQITAFIYFVILSFGFIAIGS
- a CDS encoding DUF6363 domain-containing protein; translated protein: MNSGIVTNIDTAIDLDYYAKFIAGKTALVAQGGGQRSIFTSGVLDAFLLSNFDPFDEFFGTSAGALNLCAYLCRDKGLGRSFVLDLTTSPEFFNLFSYIRHRKNLGLEWALEQIMAYPYKLDLDLGRQTLGERHFYAAVTDSKDLRDHYFPLLGDDWYKVMIATCAIPRLYNDEILIGDSAYVDGGVSASIPVQEAWRRQARSIVVIRTEPVTDEEGRPLVQAPQQQPKIQAPKPVTAEELEWFRESFDSVQGHWQQKVEQWKTDWTSFFQQQILRSKEQKRDRGHLDLLNGGRWLFGADDIYRLSHLIGDKFDSGLADMLMVHYQTYSLTQDFLHSPPDDAFVVQIAPSKPLKSSSLMSDKEDLLHDYELGLEAGYRFVETYTTTENARSSHMPQLASIVIDK